Proteins encoded together in one Sulfitobacter pontiacus window:
- a CDS encoding ATP-binding protein — translation MADLMQDGPQRNRVRYILALALMVGILLAGYLAFNVWDRVRALGSAQQDHAEWVFSQLEIDFLKLDGAVEQARSGAENDLANLRKRFDIFYSRTEVAERVQQSGDLTREIQKIQAVLDTQIPLIDGSDEALAAGVPALSEALATVEDMPRNIGLASISFAAKAAEAERKEIAQLIEILLVIVVTVTIALLGAILRLSRQTITLNRASREVERNHSQLATMLRASLDAVMVLSVDGEIIDFNGSAEEVFSISRDHALGRSYIELLVPPKLRHRQRDNLAHFNATGKTRLAETGRHETEMIDGTGRIFPVELSVSLARSNDAPVFVTYIRDITDKLQKEQEIIRARDEALDAYQEKSRFFAMMSHEMRTPLNGILSAIHLLHDDKLDAEQRKYVEAALKSGDILLGHIDDVLAIERSEAETNDNELQASDMVALTAGMVNTMTPLAKTSDTRLHLDQDGLTDTPILTDPRAVQQILVNLISNAIKFSPDDDIVLSATYDMEPANAPMLHIEVADNGPGIPPDDLKRIFEDYVSLDSRYERRTGGTGLGLGIVRRLVHRLGGTITCVSEVGKGARFIVRLPADFVQTEAPQPVAQPQLDTEDTPAMNLLVVDDNEINRDLLKAMLGRLGHEVTLASSGPEGIDRAAEQRFDAILMDISMPGMSGLQATQVILQGGGPNANTPIMAVTAHALPNERAAFTAGGMTGFLQKPINTRRLKTALSELVMPAAEGASDATEATHAEPQHPVLNANQVNELFELLGPEKLADRIGNLRQRVEGQLPPLASAEDRDDLQRKTHDLAGLCGMFGAERMHALLATIEQDCKQGDVDKARDQVAKVPAAWAETLDAWEARLSA, via the coding sequence ATGGCCGATTTGATGCAGGACGGCCCACAGCGCAACAGGGTAAGATATATTCTTGCCCTGGCGCTGATGGTCGGCATCCTGCTTGCCGGTTACCTGGCGTTCAACGTCTGGGACCGCGTGCGCGCCCTTGGCAGCGCGCAGCAGGATCATGCCGAATGGGTGTTCTCGCAGCTTGAAATCGACTTTCTCAAACTGGATGGTGCCGTTGAACAGGCGCGGTCGGGTGCCGAAAATGATCTGGCGAACCTGCGCAAACGGTTCGACATCTTCTACAGCCGCACCGAAGTCGCCGAACGCGTACAGCAAAGCGGCGACCTGACCCGCGAAATCCAGAAGATACAAGCGGTTCTGGACACACAGATCCCCCTGATCGACGGCAGCGATGAGGCGCTCGCCGCAGGTGTGCCCGCCCTCTCAGAGGCGCTGGCCACGGTCGAGGATATGCCGCGCAACATCGGGCTTGCCTCTATCTCCTTTGCCGCCAAAGCGGCAGAGGCCGAGCGCAAAGAGATCGCGCAGCTGATCGAGATCTTGCTGGTGATCGTGGTGACCGTGACCATTGCGCTACTGGGCGCGATCCTGCGGCTGTCGCGCCAGACGATCACGCTCAACCGAGCCTCACGCGAGGTCGAACGCAACCACTCGCAACTGGCGACCATGCTACGCGCCTCGCTTGATGCGGTAATGGTGCTGTCGGTAGATGGCGAGATTATCGATTTCAACGGCTCTGCCGAAGAGGTCTTTAGCATCTCGCGCGATCATGCGCTTGGGCGCAGCTACATCGAACTGCTGGTCCCCCCTAAACTGCGCCATCGCCAACGGGATAACCTCGCCCATTTCAACGCAACGGGAAAAACGCGGCTGGCCGAAACCGGTCGTCACGAGACAGAGATGATCGACGGCACCGGGCGCATCTTCCCTGTCGAACTTTCCGTGTCGCTGGCGCGGTCAAACGACGCGCCGGTTTTCGTCACCTATATCCGCGACATCACCGACAAACTGCAAAAAGAGCAAGAGATCATCCGCGCCCGCGACGAGGCACTGGATGCCTATCAGGAAAAATCGCGTTTCTTCGCGATGATGAGCCACGAGATGCGCACGCCGCTGAACGGCATCCTCTCCGCCATCCACTTGCTGCACGACGACAAGCTGGACGCCGAACAGCGCAAATACGTCGAAGCGGCGCTGAAATCCGGTGACATCCTGCTGGGCCATATCGACGACGTGCTAGCCATCGAACGCAGCGAGGCCGAAACCAACGACAACGAGTTGCAAGCCAGTGATATGGTCGCGCTGACCGCCGGCATGGTCAACACCATGACTCCGCTGGCCAAGACATCGGACACGCGCCTGCATCTGGATCAGGACGGGCTGACCGACACACCCATCCTGACAGACCCGCGCGCGGTGCAGCAGATTCTGGTCAACCTCATCAGCAACGCGATAAAATTCAGCCCCGACGACGATATTGTGCTTAGCGCGACCTATGACATGGAACCGGCCAATGCGCCGATGCTGCATATCGAAGTGGCAGACAATGGCCCCGGTATCCCGCCCGATGACCTCAAGCGGATTTTCGAGGATTACGTATCGCTCGACAGCCGCTACGAACGGCGCACAGGGGGCACCGGTCTGGGGCTGGGCATCGTGCGGCGGCTGGTGCACCGTCTGGGCGGCACGATCACCTGCGTCTCGGAGGTTGGCAAAGGCGCACGGTTTATCGTGCGACTGCCAGCAGACTTCGTGCAGACAGAAGCCCCGCAGCCCGTCGCCCAACCGCAGCTTGATACCGAAGACACCCCCGCGATGAACCTGCTGGTTGTCGACGATAACGAGATCAACCGCGATCTGCTTAAGGCGATGCTGGGCCGTCTGGGTCACGAGGTCACCCTTGCCAGCAGCGGCCCCGAAGGCATCGATCGTGCGGCCGAACAGAGGTTTGACGCGATCCTGATGGATATTTCGATGCCGGGGATGAGCGGGCTACAGGCCACGCAGGTGATCCTTCAAGGGGGCGGGCCCAATGCCAATACCCCGATCATGGCCGTGACCGCCCACGCCCTGCCCAACGAACGCGCGGCCTTTACCGCGGGCGGGATGACAGGCTTTCTGCAAAAACCCATCAACACGCGCCGTCTGAAAACCGCGCTAAGCGAGCTTGTGATGCCTGCCGCTGAGGGTGCCTCTGATGCGACTGAAGCGACGCACGCCGAGCCGCAGCATCCGGTGCTGAACGCCAATCAGGTAAACGAATTGTTCGAACTGCTTGGCCCTGAAAAGCTTGCCGATCGCATTGGCAATCTGCGCCAACGTGTAGAGGGGCAATTGCCGCCCCTAGCCTCTGCCGAGGACCGCGACGATCTGCAACGCAAGACCCACGACCTTGCCGGGTTGTGCGGCATGTTCGGCGCAGAGCGCATGCACGCGCTGCTCGCCACCATCGAACAGGACTGCAAACAGGGCGACGTAGATAAAGCCCGTGATCAGGTCGCCAAAGTGCCCGCGGCGTGGGCCGAAACCCTTGATGCATGGGAGGCGCGCCTGTCGGCGTAA